In Miscanthus floridulus cultivar M001 chromosome 5, ASM1932011v1, whole genome shotgun sequence, one genomic interval encodes:
- the LOC136454111 gene encoding probable gamma-secretase subunit PEN-2 — protein METRVAGVPEDEESGLLPRPSAAGRRPSSRGPRFPPPPAAWATVDGPLGLPLEDAEGHARRFFLWGFACLPFLWAINCCYFWPVLRSSAASSPSAFAPIRPYVVRSAIGFTIFSVVLITWATTFIVGGEQLFGPVWNDLVMYNVADKLGITGFMG, from the exons ATGGAGACGAGGGTCGCAGGAGTGCCCGAAGACGAAGAGTCCGGTCTCCTCCCCCGCCCatccgccgccggccgccggccgtcCTCCCGCGGCCCCCGCTTCCCGCCTCCACCGGCGGCCTGGGCGACCGTGGACGGCCCCCTCGGGCTGCCGCTGGAGGACGCGGAGGGCCACGCTCGCCGCTTCTTCCTCTGGGGTTTCGCGTGCCTCCCCTTCCTCTGGGCCATCAACTGCTGCTACTTCTGGCCCGTCCTCCGCTCGTCGGCAGCGTCCTCGCCCTCCGCCTTCGCTCCCATCCGCCCCT ATGTTGTGCGATCGGCAATTGGCTTCACCATCTTCTCTGTTGTTCTGATCACCTGGGCCACGACATTTATTGTTGGAGGCGAGCAATTATTTGGACCAGTATGGAATGATCTAGTGATGTACAATGTCGCCGACAAGCTTGGCATCACTGGATTCATGGGATGA
- the LOC136454113 gene encoding NAD(P)H-quinone oxidoreductase subunit O, chloroplastic-like, translating into MEALASAPRALFARASPAALLVATAAAAAARRPCAAPVCRASAAAGEETPPAAPKAADAAAAPKKILKKKPVYSMKKGQIVRVDKEKYLNSINYLSVGHPPFYKGLDYIYEDRGEVLDIRNFETGEYALIAWVGIPTPPAWLPTYMLIKSDKLDYERI; encoded by the exons ATGGAAGCCCTCGCCTCGGCGCCCCGGGCGCTCTTCGCGCGCGCGTCCCCGGCGGCATTATTGgtcgcgacggcggcggcggcggcggcccggcgCCCTTGCGCCGCTCCCGTCTGCAGGGCCTCCGCGGCGGCCGGGGAGGAGACGCCGCCGGCTGCTCCCAAAGCAGCAGACGCCGCGGCGGCGCCCAAGAAGATCCTCAAGAAGAAGCCGGTCTACTCGA TGAAGAAAGGGCAGATTGTGCGCGTCGACAAAGAGAAATACCTCAACAGCATCAAC TATCTGTCAGTTGGACACCCGCCCTTCTACAAGGGGCTGGACTACATATACGAAGACCGCGGCGAG GTCTTGGACATCAGGAACTTTGAAACCGGAGAATACGCCCTG ATCGCTTGGGTAGGGATTCCGACGCCACCGGCATGGCTACCAACATACATGCTCATCAAG TCGGACAAGCTCGACTACGAGAGGATATGA